In a genomic window of Pelotomaculum thermopropionicum SI:
- the MmcA gene encoding transcriptional regulator (containing PAS, AAA-type ATPase, and DNA-binding domains, RocR) produces the protein MQKVRVAIVGAGRGGFSVYRMLKKMEGVEIIGLADINMMAPGILDAQKDGVFVTENFCELVKFNNLDVIIETTGVPEVQEKLRQIRGNSTALMEAQAANLMMAILKEKEELLEFKRIQGELSAILNSMQEAIEVADINGVIKYVNPAFSRITGIPEKERIGQNIFEASPDGALATVLKTGKVVFGQRTKVGGSNADVVSNSAPIVVDGKMEGAVCVFQHFTDIMNLMEELKKSTTIIENLTDKLGQVTTSKYSFDDIIGDSPELRKCITLAEKSAQSNSTVLILGESGTGKELLAHAIHAASMRRENPFIKVNCAAIPDTLLESEFFGYAKGAFTGAVKSKIGKFELAHGGTIFLDEIGDMNLLLQAKLLRVLQEMEFERVGGNQTIKVDVRVIAATNRNLRELIRQGRFREDLYYRLNVVEITMPPLRARKEDLPALVSHLITSLNRKLGKNVKGISKDAEEVLFSYDWPGNVRELENVIERVMVTADEEILTKKNFIQHVNQFRMSSERDVDLMPIEQMEEMLIRKAISKFGNTVEGKRRAAQALNISLATLYNKLKKIKVANYKS, from the coding sequence ATGCAAAAAGTGCGGGTGGCCATAGTTGGGGCCGGCCGTGGCGGCTTTTCTGTCTACAGAATGCTGAAGAAAATGGAAGGAGTAGAAATAATCGGTCTGGCTGATATCAATATGATGGCCCCCGGTATTTTGGATGCACAAAAGGATGGTGTTTTTGTTACTGAAAATTTTTGTGAGCTTGTAAAATTTAATAATTTAGATGTAATTATTGAAACAACCGGAGTTCCGGAAGTGCAAGAAAAGCTCCGCCAGATAAGGGGCAATTCCACCGCACTGATGGAAGCTCAAGCGGCAAATCTGATGATGGCTATCCTGAAGGAAAAAGAGGAACTGCTGGAATTTAAAAGGATCCAGGGCGAATTGTCCGCCATTCTTAACTCCATGCAGGAAGCTATTGAAGTGGCTGATATTAACGGGGTTATCAAGTATGTAAACCCTGCCTTTTCAAGAATTACCGGCATTCCTGAAAAAGAAAGGATAGGTCAAAATATTTTCGAGGCGTCGCCGGACGGCGCCCTGGCTACTGTCCTTAAAACAGGGAAGGTTGTCTTTGGGCAAAGGACAAAAGTCGGCGGCAGCAATGCCGATGTCGTGTCAAATTCTGCTCCCATAGTAGTTGATGGAAAAATGGAAGGCGCAGTATGTGTCTTTCAGCATTTCACGGACATTATGAACTTGATGGAGGAGCTCAAAAAAAGCACGACCATTATTGAAAACCTTACCGACAAGCTTGGGCAGGTGACTACAAGCAAGTATTCATTTGACGATATAATCGGCGACAGCCCTGAATTGCGGAAATGCATTACTTTGGCCGAAAAATCCGCCCAGAGCAATTCAACGGTGTTGATTCTTGGAGAAAGCGGGACGGGTAAAGAACTGCTGGCTCATGCCATTCACGCCGCTTCAATGCGGCGGGAAAATCCCTTTATAAAAGTAAACTGCGCAGCAATACCGGATACATTGCTGGAAAGCGAGTTCTTTGGTTATGCCAAGGGTGCGTTCACCGGTGCAGTAAAATCTAAAATCGGAAAATTCGAACTGGCGCACGGCGGCACTATTTTTCTTGATGAAATAGGGGATATGAATTTATTGCTTCAGGCCAAGCTGTTAAGGGTTTTACAGGAAATGGAGTTCGAACGGGTTGGAGGCAACCAGACTATAAAGGTGGACGTCAGGGTTATTGCCGCAACAAACAGGAACCTGAGAGAATTAATTAGGCAGGGCAGATTCCGGGAGGATCTATATTACCGGTTGAACGTGGTAGAAATTACCATGCCACCGCTTAGGGCCCGCAAGGAGGATCTTCCGGCACTGGTAAGTCACCTTATTACATCTTTAAACAGAAAACTGGGTAAAAATGTTAAAGGGATATCCAAGGACGCTGAAGAGGTGCTGTTCAGCTACGACTGGCCGGGCAACGTCAGGGAACTGGAAAACGTTATTGAGCGGGTAATGGTCACGGCAGATGAAGAGATCCTCACCAAAAAGAACTTTATTCAACACGTTAACCAGTTCAGAATGTCTTCAGAACGCGACGTTGACCTGATGCCTATTGAGCAGATGGAAGAAATGCTTATCCGGAAGGCAATATCCAAGTTCGGCAATACCGTCGAAGGCAAGCGGCGGGCAGCACAGGCCTTAAATATTTCTCTGGCCACTCTTTATAATAAGTTGAAAAAAATAAAGGTGGCAAATTATAAAAGTTAG
- the MmcB gene encoding fumarase, N-terminal domain (fumarate hydratase (COG1951), TtdA, Tartrate dehydratase alpha subunit/Fumarate hydratase class I, N-terminal domain), whose amino-acid sequence MRTINTSVITENVARLCQEANFNLGHDVMEAFKKAQEEEISLTGKGILQDLIVNAEIACEEQAPMCQDTGYAVIFLELGQDVRIEGGDLYEAINEGVRKGYTEGYLRKSIVGHPLERKNTGDNTPAVIHTKIVPGDKLRIIVAPKGGGSENMSAIKMLRPADGVEGVKKFVIDTVKAAGPNPCPPIVVGVGIGGTFEKAAMLAKEALLRELGEKSKYPDIAKLEEELLSEINKLGIGPQGLGGKTTALGVHIEIYAAHIASLPVAVNLNCHAARHKEVTL is encoded by the coding sequence ATTAGAACTATCAATACCAGTGTTATCACTGAAAATGTGGCTAGACTTTGCCAGGAAGCCAATTTCAATCTCGGACACGACGTAATGGAAGCTTTCAAGAAGGCACAAGAGGAAGAAATTTCGCTTACAGGAAAAGGAATACTGCAGGACCTCATTGTTAACGCTGAAATAGCCTGTGAAGAACAAGCGCCGATGTGCCAGGATACCGGTTATGCCGTAATCTTTTTGGAGCTGGGGCAGGATGTCCGGATTGAGGGCGGCGATCTTTACGAGGCAATCAATGAGGGGGTAAGAAAGGGCTACACGGAAGGTTACCTCAGGAAGTCTATCGTAGGCCACCCGCTGGAGCGCAAAAACACCGGAGACAACACACCTGCAGTTATCCACACCAAGATCGTGCCGGGGGACAAGTTACGCATTATCGTTGCTCCTAAAGGCGGCGGAAGCGAAAATATGAGCGCCATTAAGATGCTCAGGCCAGCCGATGGCGTGGAAGGTGTGAAAAAGTTTGTAATCGACACGGTTAAAGCAGCCGGTCCAAACCCATGCCCTCCAATTGTGGTTGGGGTAGGTATTGGCGGAACGTTCGAGAAGGCCGCCATGCTGGCCAAGGAAGCTTTGTTGAGGGAACTTGGGGAAAAGAGCAAGTACCCGGATATTGCAAAACTGGAAGAGGAACTTTTGTCGGAAATTAACAAACTGGGGATAGGACCGCAAGGTCTTGGAGGGAAAACAACAGCTCTGGGAGTGCATATCGAAATATATGCGGCCCATATAGCCAGTCTTCCCGTAGCGGTAAACCTCAACTGCCATGCTGCACGCCACAAGGAAGTAACTCTGTAA
- the MmcC gene encoding fumarase, C-terminal domain (tartrate dehydratase beta subunit/Fumarate hydratase class I, C-terminal domain), translating into MTQIRLTTPLNDDVVEKLRIGQRVLISGKIYTGRDAAHKRLVDLIDQGKELPFDPKGQIIYYVGPTPAKPGKVIGSCGPTTSYRMDPYAPKLYALGLKATIGKGRRSPEVIKAMKQYKGVYLAAIGGAAALIARCIKDAKVIAYPELGPEAIHELVVEDLPVIVVNDTLGGDLYDEGIKIYGVK; encoded by the coding sequence TTGACCCAGATCAGGCTTACAACACCGTTAAATGATGATGTTGTGGAAAAATTAAGAATCGGTCAGCGCGTTCTGATCAGTGGCAAGATTTATACCGGGCGTGATGCTGCTCATAAAAGGCTGGTTGATTTAATCGACCAGGGAAAGGAACTGCCGTTTGATCCAAAGGGCCAGATTATTTACTATGTTGGGCCGACACCGGCAAAGCCGGGAAAAGTAATCGGCTCATGCGGGCCGACCACCAGCTACAGAATGGATCCATATGCCCCAAAGCTTTACGCCCTTGGCCTGAAGGCCACCATAGGCAAGGGGCGCAGATCGCCGGAAGTTATTAAAGCCATGAAACAATACAAAGGCGTGTATCTGGCGGCAATCGGCGGGGCAGCGGCGCTAATTGCCAGATGCATTAAAGACGCAAAGGTAATAGCCTATCCCGAACTCGGGCCGGAAGCTATTCACGAACTGGTTGTTGAAGATTTGCCGGTTATTGTCGTAAACGACACCCTGGGCGGAGACCTCTACGACGAGGGGATTAAGATTTACGGAGTGAAGTAA
- the MmcD1 gene encoding succinyl-CoA synthetase, beta subunit, producing MKMFEYMGKELFAKYGLPVPKGRMAPNPDEAAKIAAEIGGPCVVKSQVLIGKRGKAGGIKFPNSPEEAKKAAEEVFAMTIQGLPVEAVLVEEKLKIDKELYMSITVDGAAKMPVLIASAYGGMDIEEQPEEYIIKKHIDPEMGMQAFIARDVVRQMGISLNSAHGKQLVSIIQTLYKIFKEQDAELVEINPLVFSDDKVIAADAKVTIDDDALFRHKDLPYVEDRTATEKAAKDLGLSYVELDGDIAVMANGAGITMTTLDTLQYYGGRPANFLDCGGGTGREVTAKALELLLTKNPKVIFVNIFGGITRCDDVANAIADVKKDKGIPMPIVVRLVGTNQDIGREILKGVGIEAFDFMNEAAQKAIELTKA from the coding sequence GTGAAAATGTTTGAATATATGGGCAAGGAACTTTTTGCCAAGTACGGTCTGCCTGTACCTAAAGGCAGAATGGCTCCTAACCCGGATGAAGCAGCTAAGATTGCGGCCGAAATTGGCGGCCCTTGTGTTGTAAAATCCCAGGTGTTAATCGGCAAGAGAGGTAAAGCCGGCGGCATTAAGTTCCCGAACAGCCCTGAAGAGGCAAAGAAAGCGGCTGAAGAAGTATTTGCCATGACCATTCAGGGCCTGCCTGTAGAAGCGGTCCTGGTGGAAGAAAAACTGAAGATAGATAAAGAACTTTACATGTCGATTACCGTTGACGGGGCCGCTAAAATGCCCGTGCTTATCGCGTCTGCTTACGGCGGCATGGATATTGAAGAGCAGCCGGAGGAATACATCATCAAGAAACACATCGATCCCGAGATGGGAATGCAGGCTTTCATCGCCCGCGATGTTGTAAGGCAAATGGGCATTTCCTTGAACAGTGCACATGGCAAGCAATTAGTAAGTATTATCCAAACCCTTTATAAGATATTTAAAGAACAGGATGCCGAACTGGTAGAAATCAACCCGTTGGTTTTCAGCGATGACAAGGTAATAGCGGCCGACGCCAAAGTTACTATAGACGACGATGCCCTTTTCCGTCACAAGGATCTGCCGTACGTCGAGGATCGTACTGCAACCGAAAAGGCAGCTAAGGACCTGGGGCTTTCATATGTAGAGCTCGACGGCGATATTGCGGTAATGGCAAACGGTGCCGGCATTACCATGACCACTCTGGACACCCTGCAGTATTACGGCGGTAGACCGGCCAACTTCCTTGACTGCGGCGGCGGCACCGGCCGTGAAGTAACAGCCAAGGCTTTAGAACTTCTCCTTACCAAGAACCCGAAAGTCATTTTTGTAAATATCTTCGGAGGCATCACCCGTTGTGACGACGTTGCCAATGCTATTGCAGACGTCAAGAAAGACAAGGGTATTCCTATGCCAATAGTGGTCCGCCTTGTGGGAACAAACCAGGATATAGGGCGCGAAATTTTGAAGGGGGTAGGAATCGAGGCTTTTGACTTCATGAACGAAGCCGCCCAAAAGGCAATTGAGCTGACCAAGGCATAG
- the MmcD2 gene encoding succinyl-CoA synthetase, alpha subunit, with protein sequence MAIIIDENTQVLVQGITGNQGVFHTRQMLAYGTKIVAGVTPGKGGATVEGIPVYNSVREACENHRIDASVLFIPAPFTKDAAFESLEAGVPVVVIVTEGVPVHDEIQIVAFAKRKGAIVLGPNTFGICSSGKCKIGIPPNQYFVEGPVGVVSRSGTLLRNSR encoded by the coding sequence TTGGCTATCATAATTGATGAAAATACCCAAGTATTGGTTCAGGGCATAACGGGCAACCAGGGTGTCTTTCATACCAGGCAGATGCTGGCCTACGGCACCAAAATTGTTGCCGGTGTAACCCCCGGAAAAGGCGGGGCCACAGTAGAAGGAATTCCGGTATATAACAGCGTCCGCGAGGCCTGTGAAAACCACAGGATAGATGCATCCGTCCTGTTCATCCCGGCGCCGTTTACCAAGGATGCTGCTTTTGAGTCCCTGGAAGCCGGGGTACCCGTTGTTGTTATTGTTACCGAAGGCGTGCCGGTGCATGACGAAATCCAGATTGTAGCCTTTGCCAAGCGCAAAGGGGCCATCGTGCTCGGCCCGAATACCTTCGGCATCTGTTCTTCCGGCAAATGCAAGATCGGCATTCCACCAAACCAGTATTTTGTTGAAGGTCCGGTAGGGGTAGTTTCCCGCTCCGGAACCTTACTACGAAACAGTAGGTAA
- the MmcD2 gene encoding succinyl-CoA synthetase, alpha subunit produces MGGDRVVGLTFIDVLKMFEKDPQTKAVVLLGEIGGNAEETASEYIKEMSKPVVAFIAGKSAPPGKRMGHAGAIIERGKGTYQGKVEALTAAGAKVATLPSEIPALIKEALGMK; encoded by the coding sequence ATGGGAGGCGACAGGGTGGTCGGCCTGACCTTTATAGATGTGTTAAAGATGTTTGAAAAAGATCCGCAAACCAAGGCGGTCGTACTGCTTGGCGAAATAGGCGGCAATGCGGAAGAAACGGCTTCAGAGTACATTAAGGAAATGAGCAAGCCGGTGGTAGCATTTATAGCCGGCAAGAGCGCGCCTCCAGGCAAACGGATGGGACACGCCGGCGCCATTATCGAGCGCGGCAAGGGCACCTACCAGGGCAAGGTGGAAGCCTTAACCGCCGCAGGTGCCAAGGTGGCCACGCTGCCCTCCGAAATTCCGGCACTTATTAAAGAAGCACTAGGAATGAAATAA